Below is a genomic region from Ammonifex degensii KC4.
GGATAGAAGGGGGAAGGGTGGTCTTTCCCGAACTCGAGGAAGCGGCTTTCCACCTTCGGGAGTGCCGGCGGCTTTTCCTCACCGCCTGCGGCACGGCCTTCCACGCCGGGCTGGTAGGCAAATACCTTCTGGAAAAGCTGGCCCGCCTGCCGGTGGAGGCGGACATCGCTTCCGAGTTCCGCTACCGCGACCTCACTTTAGGTCCGGGGGACGTGGTGCTGGTCATCAGCCAGTCGGGAGAGACGGCGGACACTCTGGCGGCCCTGCGCCTGGCTAAAGAGAAGGGAGCCAAGGTGCTGGCCATCACCAACGTGGTAGGGAGTTCGGTGGCGCGGGAAGCCGACTGGGTGCTCTACACCTGGGCGGGACCGGAAATCGCCGTGGCCTCCACCAAGGCTTACACGGCCCAGGTGCTGCTCGTCACCTTGCTGGCCCTTTACCTGGCGGAGCTCAGGGGAACCCTTCCTTCCGAGGAGATTATTCCCCTGGTGGAGGAAGTCAAGTTCCTGCCCGAGCGGGTGGCTCAGGTGCTGGCGTGGGAGGAGGAAATAGCCCGCCTGGCCCAGGCCCTGAAGGAGCAGGAGCATTTCTTCTTCATCGGCCGGGGTCTGGACTGGGCTGTGGCAGAAGAGGGAGCTTTGAAACTCAAGGAGATCTCCTACATCCACGCCGAGGCCTACCCGGCGGGGGAGCTCAAGCACGGCACTTTGGCCCTCATAACCGAGGGGGTACCGGTCGTGGCCCTAGCTACCCAGTCCCATCTTTTCGAGAAGATGCTCAGCAACATAAAGGAGGTAAAGGCGAGGGGCGCCTGGGTGCTGGCCCTGACGGCCGACGACCAAGCGGTGGCCGGGGAAACGGATGTCTGCTTTCACCTGCCGCCGGGAAACCCGCTCCTCATGCCGGCGGTGGCGGTGGTGCCGCTGCAGCTCCTGGCCTACTACGTGGCGGTGGCCCGGGGCTGCGACGTGG
It encodes:
- the glmS gene encoding glutamine--fructose-6-phosphate transaminase (isomerizing) produces the protein MCGIMGYTGYRQALPLLLEGLKRLEYRGYDSAGVAVLEEGSLFLQKKAGKIAVLEACLNGFCPSGKAGIGHTRWATHGAPCDHNAHPHLDCRGEVAVVHNGIIENYASLRAELVKRGHRFLSETDTEVIPHLLEEAYEGDLLSTLRKVLPRLHGSYALAALSVREPGRLVVARRDSPLVLGLGEGENFLASDIPALLPYTRRTYILEDGELAEIWPDGIKVYDAAGRPLEKKVFHVKWDAAAAEKAPYPHFMLKEIHEQPRALRDTLRGRIEGGRVVFPELEEAAFHLRECRRLFLTACGTAFHAGLVGKYLLEKLARLPVEADIASEFRYRDLTLGPGDVVLVISQSGETADTLAALRLAKEKGAKVLAITNVVGSSVAREADWVLYTWAGPEIAVASTKAYTAQVLLVTLLALYLAELRGTLPSEEIIPLVEEVKFLPERVAQVLAWEEEIARLAQALKEQEHFFFIGRGLDWAVAEEGALKLKEISYIHAEAYPAGELKHGTLALITEGVPVVALATQSHLFEKMLSNIKEVKARGAWVLALTADDQAVAGETDVCFHLPPGNPLLMPAVAVVPLQLLAYYVAVARGCDVDQPRNLAKSVTVE